The genomic interval TTTTCATAAGTCAAAGTCTCCGGTTAGATTACTGACCGGTCACTGGCAGTGACCGGTCAGTGGCATTTAGAAACCTGTCCGCAACGTAAAGACGACTTGGCGCGGGATGGGCAGGCCAAAGGCTTCGGTACCGGTCAGGAAGTTGGTGTCCAGCCCGCCACCAGTGCCGCGACCGATGGCGTTGGTTTCCGGATCAATGCCGGAGTAGCCAGTGAACAAGGCCAGATTGCGCCCGGCAAGAGTAATGCTGGCGCTGCCCACACCAAAGCGTGAAAAGATGCTTTGCGGAATATCATAGGTCAGGCTCAATTCACGCCAACGAATGAAGTCCGCCTTTTCCACAGCATTCAAGCCATCATAAGGCGACAGGCCGGCATGCTTTCTCGCCCACTCGTCAGCAGCAGCCAGGCGTTGTTCCGCCGTGCTGGCCGGATTGATCAGAATCGCCTCGAGTTCCGCTGCCCTTCTGGTGTTTCGGCCAATCACGGCGTGGAAGCGGCGAAATTCATCGGTGAGATTGTGGACGAAATATTCGCCGGCTTTATATTCAAACAAACTCGCCAACCGGAAACGCTTCATGAAGCCGAGGTTGAGGCCGAAAGCGCCTTGCCAATCCGGCGTGGGTTTACCGAGATAGTGATCGAGGATATTGCCGTCGCCGTCTTCATCCACGACCAAGGGGAAGAAAGCGCCGGGGTCACGCGGCTGCGAAAAGTAAGCCAAAAGCGCCTCGCGAGTTTCCGGTTTCAGGTCGCGATTCAGGTCGATGGGATACTCCGCCGAGGTGTTCAGCTTCGCGCCCAAAAATGCAGCCGGGGCAAATCCAAGCTCCAGGAAGTTGCGATACCGCGGATAGGAGCCGCCGGTTTTGAGGGCTGGCGCGCCGCCCAAGTCGGTGATCTTTTCGCGCAAGAAAGCGCCGTTGGCAAAGACTTCAACGGACAAATTCTCTTTCTTGAGCAGGCGAACATTGGCTTCCAGATCGATGCCGTGCGCCTTCAGTTCACCAATGTTATCCAACTGGCGGCGATAAAAACCGCCCGACGGCGCATAAGCACGGGAAACCAACGCATCTCGAATCGTCTTGTCCCAGTAAGTAAACTCCAGGCCAAGGCGGTCGTTGAACACGCCGGCCTCAAAACCCAGTTCCCACTCGGTCGCGACTTCCGGCTTCAAATCCTGGTTGCCGAGGTTGCCCGGAGACAAGCCGGCGCCGTCGGTGGAAGTAAAAGGCACAAAAGTGGTGAATTTGTCAAACGCGCCTGGTTGCTGACCGGATTGGCCGATGGCCGCGCGCAGACGCAGTGTCGAGATCGGCGTGCTGCTCAGGTTGAACGCCTGCGAGGGCACGAATGAAAGGCTCGCTTTCGGGTAAGCAACCGTGCTAAAATTGGAGCCGAAAGCACTGTTGGCATCAAAACGCACGCCGCCGGTCAGATACAGATAATCGCGATAGCCAAGCTGTTCCTGAAAGAAATAGCCGGCCTGCACCACTTCCAAGAAAGATGATTCCGAGGTTCGTGTTGCACCTCCCTGCAAAACTTCGATTCCGGGCCCGGGAAAAGTATTGGCATAGCCGGCAGAATAGGTTTCATTGGTGATAAAGCCCTGCAAACCGGCGACGAATGACGAGGAGATCGTGGAGGTGAAATTGCGGTTCCAGGAGCCTTTCACATCAAGGGTCAACTCCGTATGCTCGCGCTTGCCAATGCCGAGATAGCCATCGACGAAGTTCGTCACAAACGCATCG from candidate division KSB1 bacterium carries:
- a CDS encoding SusC/RagA family TonB-linked outer membrane protein, which translates into the protein MVKRITVGLSVLVLSLLVANLAFAQRGTIAGKVTDAKSGQGLPGANVLVQGLDYGAATNVDGEFTITGVPAGTHSVIARFIGYKSVIKQVTVTGGGIAELNFSLTETALQLDEVVVTGSGVAAEKKKLGNTVATINNQLIQEAPVSTLSEILQGREAGVQALPSGGLVGEGTRLRIRGTSSLSQTNEPVVYVDGIRVDNAGGFVGVGAGGGGVPSRLDDINPDAIERVEILKGAAAATLYGTQASAGVIQIFTKQGSFSKPKFSLEIEQAAITYPDVYKPNAGFARNDAQLANMRTAYNDPGIQLYQVIERRFVNNLFGTGYGQTYSLGVSGGGSGVTYFANARYQNTNGPFDAKPEDFFGQQPGIGEDKLNRAQFSATLGIVPSNKLNIRLSSNYSRIRQETIDNNNNIYGVISLAMFGKPERVVPPNAAGQGNAMGNAAFSTVREATYQETTDATDHATASLSTSYKLTNEIALDGTFGIDYVSQRSTNLNPFGNNVDAFVTNFVDGYLGIGKREHTELTLDVKGSWNRNFTSTISSSFVAGLQGFITNETYSAGYANTFPGPGIEVLQGGATRTSESSFLEVVQAGYFFQEQLGYRDYLYLTGGVRFDANSAFGSNFSTVAYPKASLSFVPSQAFNLSSTPISTLRLRAAIGQSGQQPGAFDKFTTFVPFTSTDGAGLSPGNLGNQDLKPEVATEWELGFEAGVFNDRLGLEFTYWDKTIRDALVSRAYAPSGGFYRRQLDNIGELKAHGIDLEANVRLLKKENLSVEVFANGAFLREKITDLGGAPALKTGGSYPRYRNFLELGFAPAAFLGAKLNTSAEYPIDLNRDLKPETREALLAYFSQPRDPGAFFPLVVDEDGDGNILDHYLGKPTPDWQGAFGLNLGFMKRFRLASLFEYKAGEYFVHNLTDEFRRFHAVIGRNTRRAAELEAILINPASTAEQRLAAADEWARKHAGLSPYDGLNAVEKADFIRWRELSLTYDIPQSIFSRFGVGSASITLAGRNLALFTGYSGIDPETNAIGRGTGGGLDTNFLTGTEAFGLPIPRQVVFTLRTGF